A single Dermacentor variabilis isolate Ectoservices chromosome 9, ASM5094787v1, whole genome shotgun sequence DNA region contains:
- the LOC142557163 gene encoding uncharacterized protein LOC142557163 yields MAAPRSDGLRPDSVANAPSMAPNATGSVVQGILHASHKKQHQHQKKKAKPEDANKPEADEELWPTRKGSKVRVQSPWSPDKPPPKDAERNPPASDPHSPEEDGNHVNRLAEATVTGRPSALGRGARRRSMSMPAKKQQEPSHVTMAETFNEAKSGADAAAETSEALVRSSEMGQKSPTRRKSSVHFGATILQPITPHKSVSRSLSPEEYRNWRPLVAVGAIVAAASFGVVITFYLLHSRNNVMEHCASVECRLAVEDLASLVDSQVSPCDDFHAHVCGRAGDKTFGGADLTKRALGDLLVLVHRHLLNRSNKEDKKHPGIVQLATTFSSCYAFAMSAKPLAEAPLAEAVADESDILAAADVESVLRRVVRLSLRRGISTLFSASVVTYLGSVALYASRGESLSEKLGEEAGDPSLQEFVAGLLGGAFADAKKVRRLHAGDAVMRLLKFDESLHPRSGYAGDMELAGASRLEFMRQYVGGRDWMGFVNSLLPAESQLKESSLVLVSEAEAIKKPVDELRKDIDLGVIYILLHVAMEIGRFYGIPLRQATKTCVQLAQDVLPPVLSNVFNNLTASAMPDPSRAGAIFFSVGKVFARHPLKHGLSEEDRKSMVSLLININLHVHRTTLGVWPNGSGWQPREVAEFASANFPKMYGTLKVREALRRLSAPPLVEHVTFRRHLLASDAAYSPLLNEIFLPASLRRMPVLYSGEVPAEFDMGTVGVLLAMQMFRAGEPRESGAQEWYDQNVGAFGRCVKQSNAIASQVDAMPPDRLLELFARTYSLRVVHRAVSDHYDGYRYASNFDAVWRDAQRTLFRRFCLLSCGGGDGSGRNNTPGESQLDCVVPVSSMAEFYEAFECVGDEALGARNCASLS; encoded by the exons ATGGCGGCTCCGCGAAGCGACGGGCTCCGTCCAGATAGCGTCGCGAACGCGCCCTCGATGGCCCCGAATGCGACAGGCAGCGTGGTTCAGGGCATTCTGCACGCCAGCCACAAGAAGCAGCATCAGCACCAAAAGAAGAAGGCGAAGCCCGAGGACGCCAACAAGCCGGAGGCCGACGAAGAGCTCTGGCCCACCCGGAAGGGGAGCAAAGTCCGAGTGCAAAGCCCATGGTCGCCCGACAAGCCTCCCCCCAAGG ACGCAGAAAGAAATCCGCCGGCGTCCGACCCGCACAGCCCCGAAGAAGATGGCAATCATGTGAACCGCCTCGCAGAAGCCACGGTCACCGGGCGACCCTCGGCCCTCGGTCGCGGAGCCAGGAGGCGGTCCATGTCCATGCCAGCCAAGAAACAGCAAGAGCCATCCCACGTGACCATGGCAGAGACGTTCAAC GAAGCGAAATCGGGCGCCGACGCAGCGGCCGAGACCTCGGAGGCTTTGGTACGGTCAAGTGAAATGGGACAGAAATCGCCGACGAGGAGGAAGTCATCAGTCCACT TTGGCGCAACAATTCTTCAACCCATCACGCCCCACAAGAGCGTCTCCAGGAGCCTGTCGCCCGAGGAGTACCGAAACTGGCGGCCGCTGGTCGCCGTCGGCGCCATCGTCGCGGCGGCTTCTTTCGGCGTCGTCATCACGTTTTACTTGCTACACTCTCGAAATAACGTCATGGAGCACTGCGCCAGCGTCGAGTGCAGGTTGGCCGTCGAAGACCTGGCGTCGCTCGTGGACTCCCAGGTCAGCCCGTGCGACGACTTTCACGCACACGTGTGCGGCAGGGCGGGGGACAAGACCTTCGGCGGCGCCGACCTGACCAAGAGGGCGCTCGGCGACCTGCTCGTCTTAGTCCACCGCCACCTCCTGAACCGCAGCAACAAGGAAGACAAGAAGCACCCGGGCATCGTGCAGCTGGCCACCACGTTCAGCTCCTGCTACGCGTTCGCCATGTCGGCCAAGCCGCTCGCCGAGGCGCCCCTCGCGGAAGCCGTAGCCGACGAGAGCGACATCCTGGCGGCCGCCGACGTCGAGTCGGTGCTGCGACGCGTCGTCCGGCTCTCCCTGCGCAGGGGAATCTCCACGCTGTTCAGCGCCAGCGTCGTCACGTACCTCGGCAGCGTGGCTCTGTACGCCTCGCGCGGGGAGTCGCTGAGCGAGAAACTGGGCGAGGAAGCCGGCGACCCGTCGCTGCAGGAGTTCGTGGCGGGGCTTCTCGGCGGCGCGTTCGCCGACGCGAAGAAGGTGCGGCGGCTCCACGCCGGTGACGCCGTGATGCGCCTGCTGAAGTTCGACGAGAGTCTCCACCCTCGAAGCGGTTACGCCGGAGACATGGAGTTGGCCGGTGCTTCCAGGCTCGAGTTCATGAGGCAATACGTGGGCGGTCGCGACTGGATGGGCTTCGTGAACTCGCTCTTGCCTGCCGAGTCGCAGCTGAAAGAATCGTCGCTCGTGCTCGTCTCCGAAGCGGAGGCGATAAAAAAGCCCGTAGACGAGCTCCGCAAGGACATCGACTTGGGAGTCATATACATCTTACTCCACGTTGCGATGGAGATCGGGCGCTTCTACGGCATTCCACTGAGGCAAGCGACGAAAACGTGCGTGCAGTTGGCGCAAGACGTTCTGCCACCGGTGTTGTCGAACGTCTTCAACAATTTGACGGCGAGCGCAATGCCGGACCCATCGAGGGCAGGCGCCATCTTCTTCAGCGTAGGGAAGGTCTTCGCCAGGCACCCGCTGAAGCACGGCTTGAGCGAAGAAGACAGGAAGAGCATGGTCTCTCTCCTGATCAACATCAACCTGCACGTCCACCGGACCACGCTCGGCGTCTGGCCAAACGGTTCCGGCTGGCAGCCGAGGGAAGTCGCCGAATTCGCTTCCGCAaacttccccaagatgtacggCACTCTGAAGGTGCGCGAAGCCCTGAGACGCCTCAGCGCCCCGCCTTTAGTGGAACACGTGACCTTCAGGCGTCACCTGCTGGCCAGCGACGCTGCCTATTCGCCACTGCTGAACGAGATCTTCCTCCCGGCATCGCTCCGCCGAATGCCCGTGCTGTACTCGGGCGAGGTGCCCGCCGAATTCGACATGGGCACCGTCGGCGTCCTCCTGGCGATGCAGATGTTCCGCGCGGGCGAACCGCGGGAGAGTGGCGCCCAGGAGTGGTACGACCAGAACGTCGGCGCCTTCGGACGCTGCGTGAAGCAGTCGAACGCGATCGCCTCGCAAGTCGACGCGATGCCGCCGGACCGGCTCCTCGAGCTGTTCGCGCGGACGTACTCGCTCAGGGTCGTCCACAGGGCGGTCAGCGACCACTACGACGGGTATCGTTACGCGAGCAACTTCGACGCCGTGTGGAGAGATGCCCAACGCACCTTGTTCCGCAGGTTCTGCCTGCTGTcgtgcggcggcggcgacggcagcggaCGCAACAACACTCCGGGCGAGTCTCAATTGGACTGCGTCGTGCCGGTGTCCAGCATGGCCGAGTTCTACGAGGCCTTCGAATGCGTGGGAGATGAGGCACTGGGCGCGCGAAACTGTGCGAGCTTGTCCTAG